One genomic segment of SAR202 cluster bacterium includes these proteins:
- a CDS encoding PAC2 family protein produces MEGLVMHRTPPAKLPTMVLALAGWPDAAESATTVVKYLVRKLKATKFADIDPDEFYEFSLNRPQTKINARGEREIVWQANNFYFYSPEDESQGLLLYSGTEPNLKWRSYCKLVLDMAESCGVQRVISLGALLDAVPHTREVRITGRANEPSLARKLEDMGVRESGYQGPCGITTALMDAAGTRGMAMGSLCAHNPHYVTSAPNPKASYALLTRLLETVTIDVDPADMRASASTYEVDVNKAISAKADVHDYVRRLERSFDVLYPREADLPNASVVVEEIEEFLKKRNPPNPGG; encoded by the coding sequence ATGGAAGGACTTGTAATGCACCGGACGCCGCCGGCTAAGCTGCCGACGATGGTGCTCGCCCTCGCGGGCTGGCCGGACGCCGCCGAGTCAGCGACAACGGTGGTGAAGTACCTCGTTCGCAAGCTTAAAGCGACCAAGTTCGCCGACATCGACCCCGATGAGTTCTATGAGTTCAGCCTCAACAGGCCCCAGACGAAGATCAATGCGAGAGGCGAGCGGGAAATCGTCTGGCAGGCGAACAATTTCTACTTCTACTCGCCTGAAGACGAGTCCCAGGGTCTCCTTCTCTACAGCGGCACCGAGCCAAACCTGAAGTGGAGATCGTACTGCAAGCTGGTCCTCGATATGGCGGAATCGTGCGGGGTGCAGCGGGTTATTTCTCTCGGCGCGCTGCTGGACGCGGTGCCGCACACTCGTGAGGTGAGGATCACAGGCAGGGCCAACGAACCCTCCCTGGCCCGAAAGCTCGAGGACATGGGTGTGCGCGAGTCCGGCTACCAGGGACCGTGCGGAATCACTACCGCCCTGATGGATGCTGCCGGAACGCGGGGAATGGCCATGGGGAGCCTGTGCGCGCACAACCCCCATTACGTTACCTCTGCACCAAATCCCAAGGCCAGCTACGCGCTGCTGACGCGGCTGCTGGAGACAGTGACGATAGACGTGGACCCGGCGGATATGAGGGCTTCCGCAAGCACATACGAAGTGGATGTAAACAAGGCCATCAGCGCCAAGGCGGATGTGCATGATTACGTGCGCCGGCTTGAGCGCAGCTTCGACGTTCTCTATCCGCGCGAGGCGGACCTGCCGAACGCTTCCGTGGTAGTTGAAGAGATCGAAGAGTTTCTCAAGAAGAGGAACCCGCCGAACCCCGGTGGCTAA
- a CDS encoding glucose 1-dehydrogenase, with protein MRLAGKVALITGGAGEMGQAKAKLFAVEGAAVAVADIIEAAGEAVVRDIRQAGGKAMFVKLDVSSETDWAAAVANVEKRFGKLDVLVNNAGIYQTTQVESTSVEEWDRTMAVNARGVFLGVKHVIPAMRRARGGSIVNISSTTGIVGGTRGSAYGASKGAVRAFTKFAAIQLAKDGIRVNSIHPGPIDTPLIAVNIGTPEGRAASVSRVPLGRIGTPADVAYGALYLASDESSFVTGSELVIDGGLTAQ; from the coding sequence ATGCGGCTAGCTGGCAAAGTTGCTCTCATAACCGGCGGCGCCGGCGAGATGGGCCAGGCCAAGGCGAAGCTCTTTGCCGTGGAGGGAGCGGCTGTGGCAGTGGCGGATATCATTGAGGCGGCGGGGGAAGCGGTGGTCAGGGATATCCGGCAGGCGGGTGGCAAGGCCATGTTCGTCAAGCTGGACGTTTCATCTGAGACGGACTGGGCGGCCGCCGTGGCAAACGTGGAGAAGCGCTTCGGCAAGCTGGACGTGCTCGTGAACAACGCGGGGATATACCAGACAACGCAGGTGGAAAGCACCTCTGTTGAAGAGTGGGACCGGACAATGGCGGTCAATGCCCGGGGGGTGTTCCTCGGGGTAAAGCACGTCATACCGGCGATGCGCAGGGCCCGCGGCGGCTCCATAGTGAACATCTCGTCAACGACCGGCATCGTCGGGGGGACCAGAGGGAGCGCTTACGGCGCATCGAAAGGGGCCGTAAGGGCGTTCACCAAGTTCGCCGCAATACAGCTGGCCAAAGACGGCATACGCGTCAACTCTATCCACCCCGGACCCATCGACACGCCACTGATCGCCGTGAACATCGGCACGCCCGAAGGCCGGGCGGCGTCAGTTTCACGCGTCCCACTTGGCCGCATAGGGACGCCTGCAGATGTTGCCTATGGCGCCCTTTACCTCGCCTCCGACGAGTCATCGTTCGTCACCGGCTCCGAGCTGGTGATCGACGGCGGCCTGACGGCGCAGTAA